The following proteins are encoded in a genomic region of Chloroflexota bacterium:
- a CDS encoding aldehyde dehydrogenase family protein encodes MLIDGQWVQAASGKVFDVFDPATEEVIAQVAEGDKADVEKAVAAARRAFEVGPWRRSVSPSERGRMIWKLADLLEQNAEEFAQLEALDNGKPVAVARAADVPLAVDLLRYMAGWATKIEGHTIPISNIPLPGHRFFAYTRHEPIGVVAQIIPWNFPLLMAAWKLGPALATGCTVVLKPAEQTPLTALRLGELIAEAGIPNGVVNIVTGFGETAGAALAAHPDVDKVAFTGSGEVGKIVVQAAAGNLKKVSLELGGKSPNIVFDDADVPAAIAGASNAIFFNHGQCCNAGSRLYVQRKVFDEVAQGVADAAEGIKLGNAFDPDTQMGPLISDEQLRRVTGYLQSGAEQGARSLVGGSRFGERGYFFQPTVLVDAKQEMKIVQEEIFGPVVVALPFDDINELAGIANDTTYGLAAGIWTKDVAKAHALAAELKAGTVWINTYHVFDAALPFGGYKESGWGREMGHYALELYTEVKSVVVALPS; translated from the coding sequence ATGCTCATCGACGGCCAGTGGGTGCAGGCGGCGTCTGGCAAGGTCTTCGACGTGTTCGATCCAGCCACCGAAGAGGTCATTGCCCAGGTGGCTGAGGGCGACAAGGCGGACGTCGAGAAGGCCGTCGCGGCTGCTCGCCGGGCCTTCGAGGTCGGCCCGTGGCGCAGGAGCGTCTCGCCGTCCGAGCGGGGCCGGATGATCTGGAAGCTGGCCGACCTGCTCGAGCAGAACGCTGAGGAGTTCGCCCAGCTCGAAGCGCTCGACAACGGCAAGCCGGTGGCGGTGGCCCGGGCCGCCGACGTGCCGCTGGCCGTCGATCTGCTCCGCTACATGGCCGGCTGGGCCACGAAGATCGAGGGCCACACCATCCCGATCTCGAACATCCCGCTGCCGGGCCACAGGTTCTTCGCCTACACCCGCCACGAGCCGATTGGCGTGGTCGCGCAGATCATCCCCTGGAACTTCCCGCTGCTGATGGCGGCCTGGAAGCTTGGCCCGGCCCTGGCGACGGGCTGCACGGTGGTGCTGAAGCCGGCCGAGCAGACACCGCTGACGGCCCTGCGCCTCGGCGAGCTGATCGCCGAGGCTGGCATCCCGAACGGCGTCGTGAATATCGTCACCGGCTTTGGCGAGACGGCCGGCGCGGCCCTGGCGGCGCATCCGGACGTGGACAAGGTCGCCTTTACCGGTTCGGGCGAGGTCGGCAAGATCGTCGTCCAGGCGGCGGCCGGCAACCTCAAGAAGGTCTCGTTGGAGCTGGGCGGCAAGTCACCCAACATCGTGTTCGACGACGCCGACGTGCCGGCCGCCATCGCCGGGGCGTCCAACGCGATCTTCTTCAACCACGGCCAGTGCTGCAACGCCGGCTCCCGCCTGTACGTGCAGCGGAAGGTCTTTGACGAGGTCGCCCAGGGCGTGGCGGACGCCGCCGAGGGCATCAAGCTCGGCAACGCCTTCGACCCCGACACCCAGATGGGGCCGCTGATCTCCGACGAGCAGCTGCGGCGCGTGACCGGCTACCTCCAGTCTGGCGCGGAGCAGGGCGCTCGCTCGCTGGTCGGCGGCAGCCGCTTCGGCGAGCGCGGCTACTTCTTCCAACCGACGGTGCTTGTGGACGCCAAGCAGGAGATGAAGATCGTCCAGGAGGAGATCTTCGGGCCGGTCGTGGTGGCGCTGCCGTTCGACGACATCAACGAGCTGGCCGGCATCGCGAACGACACGACCTACGGCCTGGCGGCCGGCATCTGGACGAAGGACGTGGCGAAGGCCCACGCGCTGGCGGCCGAACTCAAGGCCGGCACGGTCTGGATCAACACCTACCACGTCTTCGACGCCGCGCTGCCATTCGGCGGCTACAAGGAGTCTGGCTGGGGCCGTGAGATGGGGCACTACGCGCTGGAGCTGTACACCGAGGTCAAGTCGGTGGTGGTGGCCCTGCCCTCGTAG
- a CDS encoding aldehyde dehydrogenase family protein, protein MALAGAWANTRHPFLDGTPKKMLIGGQWVDAASGKTFESVNPATGEVLATVAEGDAVDIDRAVRAARAAFEGPWSKVKPYERQAILLKLADLVEEHFEELATLDTLDMGAPVSRTMSTRRRALGMLRWYAGQATAIHGETIENSLPGEYVSFTLKDPVGVVGAIIPWNGPLGACIWKVGPAIATGCTVILKPAEEAPLTPLRFAELCQEAGVPDGVVNVVPGYGETAGAALARHLDVDKVAFTGSHVTGQEIIRSSALNLKRVSLELGGKSPDVVFADADLDAAVPGAAMAVFANSGQICSAGTRLFVERKVHDEFVERLSNFASELKVGNGLDPNVQIGPLVSQQQIERVTSYLQLGADEGARATVGGARLTEGELANGYFVPPTVFADVQDGMRIAQEEIFGPVISAMPFDDIEEVAQRANDTTYGLAAGIWTTDVRKAHRVAAKLRAGTVWVNCYNVGDPALPFGGFKQSGWGREMGHNALELYTEVKSVVIQL, encoded by the coding sequence ATGGCGCTAGCAGGCGCATGGGCCAACACGCGGCATCCGTTCCTGGACGGCACGCCGAAGAAGATGCTGATCGGCGGTCAGTGGGTCGACGCGGCCTCGGGCAAGACCTTCGAGAGCGTCAATCCGGCCACGGGGGAGGTGCTCGCGACGGTCGCCGAGGGTGACGCCGTCGACATCGACCGGGCGGTCAGGGCGGCGCGGGCGGCGTTCGAGGGGCCGTGGAGCAAGGTCAAGCCGTACGAGCGGCAGGCGATCCTGCTCAAACTGGCCGATCTGGTGGAGGAGCACTTCGAGGAGCTTGCCACCCTCGACACGCTCGACATGGGCGCGCCGGTCAGCCGCACCATGTCCACCAGGCGGCGGGCGCTCGGGATGCTCCGCTGGTACGCTGGACAGGCGACGGCCATCCACGGCGAGACCATCGAGAACTCGCTGCCCGGCGAGTACGTCTCGTTCACCCTCAAGGATCCGGTCGGCGTCGTCGGCGCGATCATCCCCTGGAACGGGCCGCTCGGCGCCTGTATCTGGAAGGTCGGGCCGGCCATCGCGACGGGCTGCACCGTGATCCTCAAGCCGGCCGAAGAGGCGCCGCTGACCCCGCTCCGCTTCGCCGAGCTGTGCCAGGAGGCTGGGGTTCCCGATGGCGTCGTCAACGTGGTGCCCGGCTACGGCGAGACGGCCGGCGCGGCCCTGGCGCGGCACCTCGACGTCGACAAGGTCGCCTTCACCGGGTCACACGTGACGGGCCAGGAGATCATCCGCTCGTCGGCGCTGAACCTGAAGCGGGTGTCCCTGGAGCTGGGCGGCAAGTCGCCAGACGTCGTGTTCGCCGACGCCGACCTTGACGCAGCCGTCCCCGGGGCGGCGATGGCGGTCTTCGCCAACTCCGGACAGATCTGCAGCGCTGGAACACGCCTCTTCGTCGAGCGCAAGGTGCACGACGAGTTCGTGGAGCGCCTGTCGAACTTCGCCTCAGAGCTGAAGGTCGGCAACGGCCTCGATCCGAATGTGCAGATCGGGCCGCTGGTCTCGCAGCAGCAGATCGAGCGGGTCACTAGCTACCTGCAGCTTGGGGCGGATGAGGGGGCCAGGGCGACGGTCGGCGGGGCGCGCCTGACCGAGGGCGAGCTGGCCAACGGCTACTTCGTCCCGCCGACGGTCTTCGCCGACGTGCAGGACGGCATGCGGATCGCTCAGGAGGAGATCTTCGGCCCCGTCATCTCGGCGATGCCGTTCGACGACATCGAAGAGGTGGCGCAGCGGGCGAACGACACGACCTACGGCCTGGCCGCCGGCATCTGGACCACGGACGTCCGCAAGGCCCACCGGGTGGCCGCGAAGCTGCGCGCGGGGACGGTCTGGGTCAACTGCTACAACGTCGGCGATCCGGCCCTGCCGTTCGGCGGCTTCAAGCAGTCCGGCTGGGGCCGGGAGATGGGCCACAACGCGCTGGAGCTGTACACCGAGGTGAAGTCGGTGGTGATCCAGCTGTAG
- a CDS encoding MBL fold metallo-hydrolase produces the protein MDATELMIRHTVVGLIQANCYIVGSRRTGEAICIDPGDEVGEVQALAREMKVSIKKIVCTHGHLDHIMAVRALQEETGAPYLLHADDLEIARRMPASAPRMFGRHERPSPEPDDFLAHDDTVGVAGVDLKVIHTPGHTPGSVCFYTDGVLFSGDTLFQGSVGKFDSPDGSFERIMISIMSRLMPLPEDTVVRPGHMDQTTIGFERRHNPLVQQILEAMRAR, from the coding sequence ATGGACGCCACCGAGCTGATGATCCGCCACACGGTGGTCGGACTGATTCAGGCCAACTGCTACATCGTCGGGTCGAGACGCACCGGCGAGGCGATCTGCATCGACCCCGGCGACGAGGTCGGCGAGGTTCAGGCGCTCGCGCGGGAGATGAAGGTCTCCATCAAGAAGATCGTCTGCACGCACGGGCACCTCGACCACATCATGGCCGTGCGTGCGCTCCAGGAGGAGACCGGCGCGCCGTACCTGCTCCACGCCGACGACCTGGAGATCGCGCGGCGGATGCCGGCCTCGGCGCCGCGGATGTTCGGGCGGCACGAGCGGCCGTCACCCGAGCCCGACGACTTCCTGGCACACGACGACACGGTCGGGGTGGCGGGCGTCGACCTGAAGGTGATCCACACGCCCGGGCACACGCCGGGCAGCGTCTGCTTCTACACCGACGGCGTGCTGTTCAGCGGCGACACCCTGTTTCAGGGGTCGGTCGGCAAGTTCGACTCGCCCGATGGCAGCTTCGAGCGGATCATGATCAGCATCATGAGCCGGCTGATGCCATTGCCTGAGGATACGGTGGTGCGTCCGGGCCACATGGATCAGACGACCATCGGCTTCGAGCGCCGCCACAACCCGTTGGTGCAGCAGATCCTCGAGGCGATGCGCGCCCGGTAG